DNA from Kitasatospora sp. HUAS MG31:
GTGGCGCGGATGCGCATGGCCCGGCGCTTGGCCTTCTCGTCGTTGGTGGCGTCGCTCACCGGGTCTCCTTCGTTACGGGGCGGCTGGCGTGGGCCGGAGCGGGTGTCGTCGGGCGTGCAGGACCCGTGGGTAGGCCCGTGGTCATCGTCGTGTCTTCCCTGCCAGATGGCGGTGCAGATGGCGCCTGGCGCAGGCGATCGCGTCGGGGGTGGCGGCGAACACGCGGTGCTCGGCGTGCAGGGTGTCGAGGACGCCGAGGGCGTCCAGCGTCTTGAGGTGGTCTTCCTGCACGCCGGAGACCAGGACGAGGATCCCCCGTCGTTCCAGCTTGGTGATGGCGTCGCCGAGTACCAGGGCGCCGGTGGCGTCGATCGCGCTCACCCGGGACAGGCGCAGGATGACGGCCTTGACGTCGGTGGTCTCGGCGAGTTCGAGCAGGAAGCGGTGGGCGCCGGCGAAGAAGATGGGGCCGTCGATGCGGTAGGCGACGATGTGCTCGGCGAGCAGCGCCTGTTCCTCGGCGTGGTGGTCGGCCGGGGCCAGGTCCTCGTGCAGCGGCACCCTGGTCAGTGCGGCGGAGCGGGCGACTTGGCGCAGGGCCAGGGCGCCGGCGACCAGCAGGCCTACGATGACGGCGGTGACCAGGTCGAAGGCGAGCGTCGCGCCCGCGGTCAGGACGAGGATCGCGGCCTCGCCGCGGCCGCTGCGAGCCAGTGCCCGCAGCGAGGCGACCTCGACCATGCGCACGGCGGTGGCGATCAGCACACCGGCGAGCGCCGCCAGCGGAATGCCGGACACGAGCGGGGCCGCGGCGAACACGACCACGGCCAGCACGGCGGCGTGGACGAGTGCCGCCAGGCGCGATGCCGCTCCCGAGCGGACGTTGACAGCGGTGCGGGCGATCGCGCCGGTCGCAGCGACGCCACCGAACAGCGGGGCGAGCAGATTCGCGACGCCCTGCCCGAACAGCTCGCGGTTGCTGTCGTGCCGCTCCGAGACACTCATCGCGTCCGCAGCCGTGGCCGACATCAGCGACTCCAGCGCAGCCAGGGCCGCCACCGCCAGCGCGGCACTCGCCAGGTGCGGGATCTCACCGACGTGCAGGAAGCCGAGCGAGGGCGCGGGCAACCCGGCGGGCAGGTGCCCGATCGTGGCCACGTCCAGGCCAGCCATACCGGCGACGACGGTCGCTGCGACCACCGCCAGCAACGAGAACGGGACGCCCGGGCGCAGCCGGGCGCCGATCAGCATCACCGCCGCGACGCCGGTCGCGAGCGCGAGTGCCGCCGGGTGCGGTTCGGCGGCGAAGGCGGCGGCGGCGTCCCAGGCGCCGATCACGACGTTCTGCGCCCCGGAGGGCTTGACGCCGAGGGCCGCGGGCACCTGCTGGAGGCCGATCACCCCGGCGATGCCGAGGGTGAAGCCCTCCACCACCGGTGCCGGTACGTAGGCCATGAACCGGCCGGCCCCGCCGAGCGCGGCGGCGACCAGCAGGACGCCGGCCAGAAGTCCGACCGTCAGCACACCCGGGGTGCCGTACCGGTGGACGATCGGGACCAGGACGACGGTCATCGCTCCGGTCGGACCGCTCACCTGCAGGTTCGAGCCGCCGAAGAACGCCGCGAGCGCGCCCGCCACCACCGCGGTCGCCAATCCGGCCTCGGCCCCCGCTCCGGAGGCCACGCCGAAGCCGAGCGCCAGTGGCAGCGCGACGATCGCCACCGTCAGCCCGGCCAGCAGGTCCTTGCGCGGCGAGCGGCCCATCGTCGCCAGGACCTCACGGTTCGGCAGCACCGCGCGCAGCCGCACGCGCGCGCGTCGGGCGAGAACCGCAGGGGCGGACGAGGCCGTGAGGTCCACGGAAGTGCCGCTCATGCCCGGTGGGCCTGGTGGTCGGGCTCGCGCAGCTCGGCGAGCAGCGCCTCCTGGTCGGTGATCATCTCGGTGAGGATCCGGCGGGCGGCGCGCAGCAGGTCCGCCACGTCCGGCGTGCTCAGCGCGTACACGACGGTGTTGCCCTCCCGCGTCGCCGTCACCAGCTGGGTCCGGCGCAGCACGGCGAGCTGCTGGGAGAGGTTCGAGGGCTCGACCTCGATGGCGGACAGCAGGTCGCGCACCGGGCGCGGCCCGTCCTGCAGCAATTCCAGGACCCGGATCCGGACCGGGTGGCCGAGGGTGCGGAAGAACTCCGCCTTGGCCTGGTACAACGGGACCGCCATCGCTCAGTCCTCTTCCTCTTCGTCCGCGCAGTGCGCGACGGCGATGCCGTAGCGGGCGGCGATCCGCAGCAACTGCGTGATCCGGCCCGCGTACGCCTGCGCGCCGTCCACGTCCCGGGCCGCGCGCGCCAGACCGCGCTGCCGCCGGGCCTCCGCCAGCTGACCTCGCAGCTCGTCGTCGAACACATCGCTCATCGTCGCCACCCTGGATCCACAGATTCAGCATCCATGAATGTGAAGAATTCTTCAACTCGCGATCATTGCAAGTCGCCTCCGGCCGGCGACCGTTCAATCACGTTCAGTCCCGATCGGCAGGACACGCCACTTCGAAGCGATCCGTAGCCTCGCGAACACAGCCGACCGAACGCCACGACGACAGCGGGCGGCACCAACCCACCGACGCACAGCAGGAGGCAGGAACCGTGAACCGAGTCGACCAGGCGCTCAAGGACGCGATGGCCATCGACGGCGCACTCGGGGTCGCGCTCGTCGACCTCGAAAGCGGCATGGCCCTGGGCACCCGAACGACGGTCACCACCCTCGACCCGATCCTCGCCGCCGCCGGGCACACCGACATCGTCCGCGCCACCCAGCAGGCCGTCACCGTCACCGGCCTCGGAACCGAGACGATCGAGGACATCCTCATCAGCCTCACCGCCCAGTACCACCTCATTCGGCCGCTCCGCCGAAGCAACGGCAGCCGACTGTTCCTCTCCCTCCTCCTCGACCGCACCCGCGCCAACCTCGCCATGGCCCGACACCACCTGCACCGCATCGAGACAGGCCTCGACGTGTAGTCGAGCCCGCCATCGCGGACTGCGCCGAACCACCGACCACACGGAGGATCCACTGATTGAAAGTCACTCATCCAGCGCATTCGGGAGCAGGATGGACAGACGACTGATCCAGACAGCAGTCCTCGGGAGCCCGGACTCGGACGAGCCCGTCGTGTGCCCGGAAGGGGTGGAGGAGTTGGAGGCCTTCCGC
Protein-coding regions in this window:
- a CDS encoding ArsR/SmtB family transcription factor, with the translated sequence MAVPLYQAKAEFFRTLGHPVRIRVLELLQDGPRPVRDLLSAIEVEPSNLSQQLAVLRRTQLVTATREGNTVVYALSTPDVADLLRAARRILTEMITDQEALLAELREPDHQAHRA
- a CDS encoding SulP family inorganic anion transporter, coding for MSGTSVDLTASSAPAVLARRARVRLRAVLPNREVLATMGRSPRKDLLAGLTVAIVALPLALGFGVASGAGAEAGLATAVVAGALAAFFGGSNLQVSGPTGAMTVVLVPIVHRYGTPGVLTVGLLAGVLLVAAALGGAGRFMAYVPAPVVEGFTLGIAGVIGLQQVPAALGVKPSGAQNVVIGAWDAAAAFAAEPHPAALALATGVAAVMLIGARLRPGVPFSLLAVVAATVVAGMAGLDVATIGHLPAGLPAPSLGFLHVGEIPHLASAALAVAALAALESLMSATAADAMSVSERHDSNRELFGQGVANLLAPLFGGVAATGAIARTAVNVRSGAASRLAALVHAAVLAVVVFAAAPLVSGIPLAALAGVLIATAVRMVEVASLRALARSGRGEAAILVLTAGATLAFDLVTAVIVGLLVAGALALRQVARSAALTRVPLHEDLAPADHHAEEQALLAEHIVAYRIDGPIFFAGAHRFLLELAETTDVKAVILRLSRVSAIDATGALVLGDAITKLERRGILVLVSGVQEDHLKTLDALGVLDTLHAEHRVFAATPDAIACARRHLHRHLAGKTRR